The genome window CCAACCTGAACCGCGAGTGGATGACGCCCAGCCTGGAGCGCAGCCCTGAAGTGCTGTGCGTCAAGAACAAGATCCACGAGACCGGCGTCGACATGTTCTTCGACATCCACGGCGACGAGGCGCTGCCCTACAACTTCGTGGCGGGCAACGAAATGCTGGCCGACTTCACGCCGGAACGCATGGAGCGCCAGAAAGCGTTTGTCGAGCGCTACATGGCCGCCAGCCCCGACTTCCAGAACGTCTACGGCTACGCCGCCAGCAAGTACAACGAAGAGCTGCTGACCCTGGCCTCGAAGTACATCGGCCACACCTTCAAGTGCCTGTCCCTGACCCTGGAGATGCCCTTCAAAGACAACGCCAACCTGCCCGATCCGCACACCGGCTGGAACGGCGCGCGCAGCGCGGCCCTGGGCGCGGCGATGCTCCAGCCCATCCTGCAGTCGCTGGACTGAGCCCATGGGCGTCGAGATCGAGCGCAAGTTCCTGGTGGTGAACGAGGCCTGGCGCTCGCTCGGCGAGCCGGTGCTGCTGCGCCAGGGCTACCTGTGCGCCGACCCGCTGCGCACCGTGCGCGTGCGCATCGAGGGCGACCAGGGCCTGCTCACCATCAAGAGCAAGAACGAAGGCGCCGCGCGCGGGGAGTGGGAGTATCCGATCCCCTTGCTCGAGGCCGCCGAACTGCTGGACCGGCTGTGCGAACGCCCGCTGGTCGAGAAATACCGCCGCCGCATTCCCTACGCCGGTTTCGTCTGGGAAGTCGACGAATTCCTGGGCGAGAACGCCGGCCTGGTGGTGGCCGAGATCGAGCTCCCGGCCGTTGACGCCGAATTCGCCTTGCCCGACTGGATAGGGCGCGAAGTCACCGGCGACAAGCGCTACTACAACTCCAGCCTGATCCGTTCCCCTTACTCCACCTGGACCCACGCATGACCCAACTTTCCCGCCGCGGCCTGATCGCCTTCGGCCTGGCCCTGCTGCTGCCCGCGGGTGGCGCCTTCGCCGCCGACGCGGCGTATTTTCCACCCGCGGGCGACTGGGCCCGCAAGCCGCCCGAGCAACTGGGGATGGACCCGGCGGCGCTGGCCGCCGCGGTGCGCTACGCCCAGTCGCGCGAGACCGAGCGCGCGCGCGACTTCTCCGACCAGGAGGCCACCTTCGGCACCCGCTTGGGCTCGATGCCGAGCCGGCGCGCAGCGACCAACGGCCTGGTGATCTACAAGGGCTATGTGGTGGCGGAATTCGGCGACACCGCCTTCGTCGATCCGACCTATTCGGTGGCCAAGAGCATGCTTGCCACGGTGGCCGGCGTGGCGCTGCGCGAGGGCCGCATCGCGCTCGACGAGCCGGTCGGCAAGCGCGTGACGGACGGCGGCTATGCCTCGGGCAACAATGCACTGGTGACCTGGAAGCAGCACCTGCAGCAGGAATCCGAGTGGGAAGGGAGCATGTGGGGCAAGCACAGCGACTTCATCGGCAAGCAGGCCTTCGGCGCCGGCGAACGCAAGCCGCGCACGCTCCAGGCGCCCGGCAGTTTCTATGAATACAACGACGTGCGCATCAACCGTTTCGCCCTGTCGCTGCTGCAGGTCTTCAAGCAGCCGGTGCCGGACGTGTTCCAGGAACAGGTGATGGACCCGATCGGCGCCTCCAATAGCTGGAAGTGGGTTGCCTACCATAACAGCTACGTGGAACTGAACGGCAAGCAGGTGGCATCGGTCAGCGGCGGCACGCGCTGGGGCGGCGGCATGTGGATCAACAGCTGGGACATGGCGCGCTTCGGCTACCTGTGGCTGCGCGGCGGCGCCTGGAACGGCCGCCAGATCCTGCCGCCTGCCTATGTGAAGGCGGCCCTGAGCCCCAGCGCCCACGGGCCGGACTATGGCTACCTGTGGTGGCTCAACACCAAGGGCAAGAACCTGCCCGGCCTGCCGGCCAACGCCTATGCCGCGCTGGGGGCGGGCAGCAATACCATCCTGGTCTCGCCCGACCACGACCTGGTGATCGTCTGGCGCTGGCATGCCGGGAATGCGGCCGAGTTCGCGACGCGGGTGATCGCCGCGATCCGGAAGTAAGCCGGCATCACCATCGACAGGGCGCGTTCAGCGCCCTGTTGTCTTTCCGGGCTCAGAAGCTGATGCGCACCGCCGGCGCGCTGCGCTCGGCCGCACCGTGGAAGACAGCCTCGATATTGTTCCCGTCCGGATCCAGCACGAAAGCGGCGTAATAGCCCGGGTGGTAAGCCCGCTCGCCCGGCGCGCCGTTGTCCCTGCCGCCATGGGCCAGCGCCGCCCGGTAAAAGGCGTCGACCATGGCCTGGTCCCGGGCCTGGAAGGCGAGGTGGTGGCGCCCCGTCAGCTCTCCCAGCGCCGCTTCGCTGCCGGGCGAGGAGATGAACAGCTCATCCGCCCAGAAGTAGGTCTCGCCGCTGCCGCCCAGCGGCACCTCGAGCACCTCGAACACGGCCGTATAAAAGCGCCGCGACGCGTCCAGGTCGCGCACCACCAGCTGAATGTGGTCGATCAGGCGTCCCCGGAAGAGTTCCTGTGTCTCCATGTTGAGCTCCTCGACAAAGCGTTCCTTTTCTTCGGCCGTTCATCTTAATCCCGTCGGAATGCGCCGTCATCCCGCACACTCAAGAATGCGCATGAGAATAGGAATGATTCTCGTTTACAAAAGCCGGCATTTTCTTTACAATAACTTTCATCTTTTAGCATTTCCTAAACATTGCACAGAAAAGGTTGGTATGAACGTCATCAAGAGCCGTAAGCGACCCGTCTCCCACCACGCCATGGGCACCGCCCTGGCGGCCGTCCTGCTGCCGCTGGCGGCCCAGGCCGACAACGTGGCTCCGCCGCCCGCCGACGCCAAGCCGGCGACGACGGTCGAGGTCAAGGGCCAGTACGAGAACGCTTTCCGCGCCGAGCACGCTTCCTCGCCCAAGTACACCGAGAAACTGCTCGATACCGCCCAGACCGTTCAGGTCATCAAGAAAGAGTTGTTCGAGCAGCAGGGCGCCCTGACCCTGGCCGACGCGCTGCGCAACACCCCGGGCGTGGGCGCCTTCTTCCTGGGCGAGAATGGCAATACCAACACCGGCGACGCCATCTTCATGCGCGGCTTCGACACCTCGGGCAGCATCTTCGTCGACGGCGTGCGCGACATCGGCTCGATCTCGCGCGATGTCTTCAACCTGGAGCAGATCGACGTGCTGAAAGGCCCGGCCGGCACCGACACCGGCCGCGGCGCACCGACCGGCTCGATCAACCTGGTCACCAAGAAAGCCCAGATGGCGAACGCGGCCTCGGCCTCGCTCACCGGCGGAAGCGCCTCGCAAAAGCGCGCCACGGCCGACGTCAACCGCGTGCTGAGCGCCGAGCGCGGCATCGCCCTGCGCCTGAACGTGATGGCCCAGGATTCCGACAACCCGGGGCGCGACGTGGTCAAGAACAAGCGCTGGGCGGTGGCGCCCAGCCTCGGCTTCGGCCTGAATGGCGCGACCCGCGTCCACCTCGACTACCTGCACGTGGACCAGGACAACATCCCGGACGGCGGTGTCTCGACCGTGGGACTGCCCGGCTACACCAGCCCGGACCGCGCCCGTCCCTTCATCGGCGAAGCGCGCCCGGTCGATCCGAAGAATTTCTACGGCTCGAAAAACGACTACGACGAGATCAAGGCCGACATGGCCACCGTGCGCATCGAGCACGAGTTCTCGCCGACCATGCGCCTGCAAAACGTGAGCCGCTACGGCCGCACCAAGCAGGACTACCTCCTGACGGCCTGGCTGGCCAGCGCCGCCAACCTGCTGACTCCGGTGCCCACCGATCCCTCCACCTGGACCGTGGCGCGCAGCACCCGCACCGTGAAGGACCAGGAGAACAAGATCCTCACTAACCAGACCGTGCTGACCACCGACTTCACGACCGGCACGCTGTCCCACACCCTGGTGACCGGCCTCGAACTGGCCAACGAGAAGCAGATCACCTATGGCCTGACCGGCCTGGGCACGATGCCGGCCGCGAATCTCTACCACCCGAACCCGAACGATCCGGTGACCGGTTTCGCGCCGCGCCGCACCGGCGCCTACAACAAGGGCGAGATCGACACCCAGGCCCTGTACCTGTTCGACACCATCAAGCTGGGCCAGCGCTGGATCTTCAACGCCGGCGTGCGCGCCGAGCGCTACGAGGGCGACTACACGGTGGTGGCGCTGACCAACAACGTGCTGGTGCCGACCCACTTCACGGTCGAGGACACCCTGGTCAACGGCAAGATCTCGGCCCTGTACAAGCCGACCGAGAACAGCAGCGTGTACGCGATGGTCGCTTCCTCGCGCCAGCCGCCGGGCGCCAGCTTCACCGTGTCGGGCAACGTCAACAGCGCACAGAACCCGATCTACGAACCGCAGAAGACCACCACCACCGAGATCGGCGGCAAGCTCGACCTGCTGCGCCAGAAGCTCTCGCTCTCGGCCGCGCTGTTCCGCACCGAGGTCAAGAACGAAGTCGAGCAGGATCCGGTCGACCTGCAGTGGTACCAGACCGGCGAGAAGCGCGTCCAGGGCATCGAGCTGGGCGCCACCGGCGCCATCGCCACCAACTGGCTGGTGAGCGCTGGCTACCTGTACCAGGACACCAGCGTCGAGCGCGGCCGCGCCGTGACCGCCTCGGGCGAGAACAGCCTGACCTACACGCCCAAGCACACCTTCACGCTGTGGACCTCCTACGACCTGCCGTTCGGCCTGAAGATCGGCGGCGGCGCCCGCTACAACGACAAGCTCAAGCGCGGCACCGACGGCGCCATCGGCACCCCGGCCTATACCGAGGACTACTGGGTGTTCGATGCGATGGCGGCCTACCAGGTCAATCCGAAGTTCGACCTGCGCCTGAACGTCTACAATATCGGCGACAAGGAGTACGTGGCCAACATCAACAAGAGCGGCTATCGTTACACCCCGGGCGCGCCCCGTTCGGCCAGCCTGACCGCCAACATCCGCTTCTAAAAGGAACCCGCGCATGCTGCTGCACATCCCCAAGGTCCTCACCCAGGAGGAGGTGGGCATCATGCGCGAGCGCCTGGCGCGAAGCGGCTGGACCGATGGCCGGGCCACGGTCGGGGCCCAGGGCGCGCAGGTGAAGCGCAACCGCCAGTTGCCGGAGAACGCGCCCGAGGCGCGCGAACTGGCGGCGATGGTGCAGGCCGCGCTGGCGCGCAACCCGCTGTTCTTCGCCGCCGCGCTGCCGGTGCGCTCGATGCCGCCGCTGTTCAACCGCTACGGCGTCGGCGAGCACTACGGCGACCACGTGGACGGCGCGGTGCGCGTGCTGCCGGGTGGGGCCGGCATGCTGCGCACCGACGTCTCCAGCACCCTGTTCCTGTCCTCGCCCGAGGACTACGACGGCGGCGAGCTGGTGGTGCAGGACACCTACGGCGAGCACGAGGTCAAGCTCGACGCGGGCGACCTGATCCTCTATCCCTCGACCAGCGTGCACCGGGTCGAGCCGGTCACCCGCGGCGAGCGCATCTGCAGCTTCTTCTGGACCCAAAGCATGGTGCGCGACGACGCCCGGCGCGCCATGCTGTTCGAGCTCGACCGCACCATCGAATCGCTGCGCAGCCGCGTGGGCGACTGCCCGGAAACGGTGGCGCTCACCGCCCACTACCACAACCTGCTGCGGCAGTGGGCCGAGACCTGAGGGGTCAAGCGCCGAAGCCGCCGTCGGCCGCCAGGTCGGCGCCGGTGATGAAGGACGATTCCGGGCCGGCCAGGTAGGCCACCAGCGAGGCGATTTCCGCCGGCTTGCCGTGGCGCGGCAGGGCCATCAGGCTGTGCAGGAAGGTGCCGAATTCGCCGTCCGCAGGGTTCATGTCGGTGTCGACCGGGCCAGGCAGCACGTTGTTGATGGTGATGCCGCGCGGGCCGAGGTCGCGGGCGGCGCCCTTGACGAAGGCGCTCAGGGCCGATTTGCTCATGCCGTAGACCGCCGCGCCGGCAAAAGGCACGCGCAGGGCGTTGATGCTGCCGATGTTGACGATCCGGCCGCCTTCGGCCATGTGGCGCAGCACGCCCTTGGTGGCCACGAACACGGCGCGCACATTGACCGCGATGGTCTTGTCAAAGTCTTCCAGCGAAAATTCCTCGACGCTGCCCGGCAGGAACACGCCGGCATTGTTGACCAGGATGTCGATCTTGCCGAAGTGCTCGGCGGCGCGGTCGATGGCCTCGGTCAGCGACTTCGGATCGGCGGCGTCGCTGCGCAGGGCCAGGGCCTTGCCGCCGGCGGCGACGATTTCCTGGGCCAGCGCTTCGGCCGCGCCTTGCGAACCCTGGTAGGTGAGGGCGACGGCGGCGCCGTCCGCGGCCAGGCGGCGCACGATGGCGGCGCCGATGCCGCGCGAACCGCCGGTGACGAAAGCGACTTTGTTCTGCAATGCTGCCATGATGTTCTCCTGATGAGTGGTGGGAATGGAGTCAGTATCCCCCTCATCCGCGGTTGAAACTAGTGAGCGTTTCGTCGCAACAATTTCAACTCCCGGTATAAAATGCCGGCATCTTCATCCTGCTCCCCACGCCATGCTCGATTCGATCAGCCACCTGGTTTCCTTCATCTACAGCGCCGAGGAGGGCGGTTTCTCGGCCGCCGCCCGCCGCCTTGGCCTGAGCCCGGCGGCGGTCAGCAAGAACGTCGCGGCGCTCGAGCGCCAGCTCGGCGTGCGCCTGTTCCAGCGCACCACCCGCCAGCTGCACCTGACCGAGCAGGGCGAGCAGTTCCTGCGCGAGGTGGCTGAGCCCTGGCGGCGCATCGAAGGGGCGGTGCAGGCGGCGCGCGAAGGCGCCGCGGAGCCGGCCGGCACGCTCAAGATCAGCATGGCGCCGATGGTCGGACGGACGTATTTCGTGCCGATGCTCGAGGACTTCCGCACGCGCTATCCCGGCATCGTGCCCGACCTGTATTTCGAGAACCGGCAGGTGGACGTGATCGGGGAGGGCTTCGATGTCGGCATCGGCGGCGGGATCGCCCTGAGCGAGGGGCTGGTGGCGCGCGAGCTGACCCGGGTGCACGTGGTGGCGGTGGCTTCGCCGGCCTACCTGGCGCGCCACGGCAGGCCGGCCCACCCGGGAGAGCTGCAGCGGCACGAAGGGATTGCGCGGCGCTCGGTGCAGACCGGGCGCCGCTATGCCTGGAGCCTGCGCCAGGAGGAAGAGGGCGAGGAAGTGGCAGTCGAGTTCCGTACGGTGGCGGTGGCCGACGATCCGGAGGCGATGGCGATGGCGGCGGTCGCCGGCGTCGGCCTGACCCTGCTGCCGATGCCGCATGCCCTGCCTTTCCTGCGCAGCGGGGAGCTGGTGCACCTGCTTCCGGGCTGGTACACCTTGGCCAAGCCCCTGTGCATCTACTATCCCAGCAGGCGCCTGTTGCCGGCCAAGACGCGGGTGTTCGTGGACTTCGTGGTCGAGCGCTTCCGGGAGACCGGCCTGGCCGAGCAGTTCAGGGCGCCCGGCTAGCCGGTGAACGCGGGGTCGTAGGCGACGCTGCCCGTCGGCGCCGGACCGGCGAAGGACAAGGCCATGAAGTAGTCCGTCGGCGGACCGGGAAAGCGCAGGGCCGGATCGGCCGCGAAGCCGAAGCGCCGGTAGTACTCCGGCTCGCCCAGCACCACGCAGCCGCGCGCATCGGCGCGCCGGCGCAGGCAGGCCAGCCCGGCCTCGACCAGGGCCCGGCCGACGCCCTGGCGCTGCGTGCGCGGCCGCACAGCCAGCGGCCCCAGGCCGTACCAGCCGAGGTCCGCGCCATCGACAGCGACTTTCGAGAAGGCGACATAGCCCACCAGTTCGCCGTCCGGCAGCAGGGCCGCCAGGCCGAGCGCCAGCCTGCCGTGCGCGCGCAGGCGCTCGACGATCAGGTGTTCGGTGTGGTCGCTGTGGGGATGCCCGGCGAAGGCCGTGCGCAGGAGAGAGGAAACGGCCTGCACATCGCCAGGCTGTTCCGGGCGGATGTGCAGGTCGATCATGGGGACGGAGGGATCAGTGGAAGTGCTCGGTGCCGGCCGGGGTGTCTTCCGGCATCTCCGCGTGCACCAGTTCGCCGGTCGGGTCGGCGAACAGCGGCGCGCCGCAATCGTCGCAGTACTCGGCCACGTAGCGCTCGTTGATGCGCTTGACGTGGGCGATGCCGGCGTCGTTGAGGTGGGCGATGATCTCGTTGAGCGGCGTCAGCGGGGTCGGGCTGGCCGCCAGCGGACCTTCCATCGGGGTGCCGTTCTCGTCTTCCTGGCCGTAGAGCGGCCAGACGATGCCGTACACCACGTCGGTGCTCTGGCGCATGGTGAACGAGACGCGGTACTCGTCGATCTGGATGTCCGAGGCTTCCTCGCCGAAGCCGGCGATCACGGCGCGCAGGTCCGAGGCTTCCACGCCCAGGGTGTTGGTGAGGTAGTGGACGGCCGCGCGGATCGAGATCGGGCGGATCAGCTTGTCGGCTTCCCGGCAGGCCACGTAATAGGCTTCCGGCAACAGCAGCTCGATGCCGCAGCCCGGCAGCAGGCGCGCCACGTTGGCCGTGGCCTGGCTGCGCCATTGCTCGAGGGCGCGGTTGCGCTCCTCGGCGAAGTGCAGCTGGTGCTGGGGTTCCTGCCAGCGGAACAGCGGCGCGCCCTGGGGCGCGACGATGGCCACCAGCAGGTAGCGGGTGTCGGCCAGGAAGGGCGCGGTCTCGGGATCGCGCGTGGCCGGCTTGATGGTGCCGCCCTTGTGGGCGGCGGCCGCCAGCTTGTGGGTCAGGGCATAGGTCTCGGCGTGGGAACGCGGCAGCTGGTCGATCGAGTACAGCGTGGGCGCGATCGACAGGCGCGCGCCCTCGGCCAGCAGGTGGGCCGAGAAGTGGGCGGACAGCGTATTGAGCAGATCGGACGGAATGTTCCCGGTGGCGATCGAGAACCGGGTCCAGGCCAGGATGGGCGCGGCGACCAGCAGGGCTTGCCAGGTCACGTCGCCGCCATCCTGCTGCTCGACCATGGTGGCCGATTCGCTAACGGCCTCGACGGTATCCATCAGGACGTCGTAGGACGCGAGATCGTCCTTGAACAGCAGGTTCAGGGCGCTGTCGATGCTGTCCTGGTGGTTCGTCTTGAGCAGTTTCTGCAGTTGCGTGTCCAGTTGGCGTTCCCAGGCCCGCTCCTCGACACGGCTCGCGGCCTGCATGAGGGCTTGCGAGATGCTGACGAGGCGCTGGGCTTCTGCGGAGAGTTTGGGGGGTGAATCTTTGGAAGGACGACGCATGGCGCTAGTGGGTCTCTTGTCAATGAAGTGTGGATCGAAGGTCCATGGGGTCATCATAAACCCTTATCCCCGGTATTGTAGTTGATTCGGCCACATGCCATGAACACATGGGCAACATCTCGTGCCTATCGGCGGGGTGGTGGAGGACGCTTGCCAAATGCGCGATTTCAAACGATAATGCGAATCGTTCTCATTCACTTTGAGGGCCCGACGGGTGCGCCGCGCGGTGCGGCCCCGTCGGGCGCCACGATTGGAGTACCACCCCCCGCCGGGCAACCGGATTCGCCCTCCTGATTCGTCAGGGGGGCTTTTTTCTTCTGTTTTGCCCTTTCGTTCGCCGTGCCTGCGCCTGCGCACGCTCTCGCGCCTGCTCTCGGCTCTCGCTCCCGTTCCCGCTCCCGCTCCCGCTCCCGCGTTCGCTTTCGCTTTCCCAGTGCGCCGGCCACAGCGCCCAGGGGCGGCCCGCGGCCCCAGAACGTCATTCCGGCGAAGGCCGGAATCCAAGTCCGTACCGCCGCCACCCACGTCACACGTAGCGGTTACGCTGGCAAACTTGGATTCCGGCCTTCGCCGGAATGACGGTTTTTAGGTTAGCGGGGAAGCAGACGGCCGGCGATGCTCGGGATAAGTAAAAAGGGCCGGAACCCTCGCGGGTTCCGGCCCTTCTTGCCGCCTGAGAGCCCGCCTTGACGGCGGGCCTCGACATTACGCAGCCAGCAGTTGGCGCAGCACGAACGGCAGGATGCCGCCATGCTTGTAGTAGTCGACTTCGATCGGGGTGTCGATACGCAGCAGCACTTGCACTTCCTGCGATTCGCCGTTTTCACGGTGGATCACCAGGGTCGCCTGTTGCTGCGGCTTGATCTCGCCTTCCAGGCCCTTCAGGTCGTAGGTTTCCTTGCCGGTGATGCCCAGCGACTCGACGCTGTCGTTGCCGATGAACTGCAGCGGCAGCACGCCCATGCCCACCAGGTTCGAGCGGTGGATGCGCTCGAACGAACGGCAGATCACGGCCTTCACGCCCAGCAGCTGGGTGCCCTTGGCCGCCCAGTCGCGCGAGGAACCGGTGCCGTACTCTTCACCACCGAAGATCATGGTCGGAGTGCCTTCGGCGATGTACTTCATCGCCGCGTCGTAGATCGACAGCTGCTCGCCCGACGGCTGGTGGATGGTGATGCCGCCCTCGACCGCCGAACCGTCCGCCTTCGGCGGGATCATCTTGTTCTTGATGCGCACGTTGGCGAAGGTGCCGCGCATCATGATCTCGTGGTTGCCGCGGCGCGAGCCGTAGGAGTTGAAGTCCGCCTTCAGGACGCCATGGTCCTTCAGCCACTTGCCTGCCGGACCATCTTCCTTGATCGAACCCGCCGGCGAGATGTGGTCGGTGGTGATCGAGTCGCCGAACACGCCCAGCGCGCGCGCGCCGGTGATGCTGCTGGCGGCCGCCTTCGGGGTCATCTCGAAGTCGGCGAAGAAGGGCGGCTCGGCGATGTAGGTCGACTCCGGCCAGTTGTACACCTGGCCTTCGGTCGAGGACACGCGCTCCCACAGTTCGCCCGGGTTGCCCTTCACGTCGGCGTAGTTCTTCTTGTACACCTCCGAGTTCATCGCCAGGCGCATCAGCTCGCCCACTTCCTGCGAGGACGGCCAGATGTCGCCCAGGTAGACGTCGACGCCGTTCTGGTCCTTGCCCACCGGCTCGGTCATCAGGTCCTTGGTCATGTTGCCGGCGATCGCGTAGGCGACGACCAGCGGCGGCGAGGCCAGGAAGTTCGAGCGGATGTTCGGGTGGATACGCGCTTCGAAGTTACGGTTGCCCGACAGGACGGCGGCGGCGATGATGTCGTTCTGGACGATCGCGGCGTTCAGTTCCGGGGTCAGGTCGCCGGCGTTGCCGATGCAGGTGGTGCAGCCGTAGGCGGTCACGCCGAAGCCCAGCTTTTCCAGGTAAGGCAGCAGGCCGGCGGCGGTCAGGTACTCGGTCACGACGCGCGATCCCGGCGCCAGCGAGGACTTGATGTGCGGCGCCACGGTCAGGCCGCGCTCGACCGCCTTCTTGGCCAGCAGGCCGGCAGCCAGCAGCACGCTCGGGTTCGAGGTGTTGGTGCAGGAGGTGATCGCGGCGATCAGGACGTCGCCGTTCTTCACGCGCACGCCGTTGGTGGTCTCGTAGACCTTGGTCAGCTCGACCGGGTTCTTGTTGAAGCCGTTCTGGGTGGTCGGCTTGCTGAACAGGTCGGTGAAGGTGTTCTTCACGTGACCCAGTTCGATACGGTCCTGCGGACGCTTCGGGCCGGCCAGCGACGGGGTGACGGTCGACAGGTCCAGTTCCAGCACGCGGGTGTAGTCGATCTCGCCTTCCTGCGGGATGCCGAACATGCCCTGGGCCTTGAAGTAGTTCTCGAAGGCCGCCAGTTCTTCTTCGGTACGGCCGGTGCCGCGGAAGTAGTCGACGGTCGCTTCGTCGACCGGGAAGAAGCCCATGGTCGCGCCGTATTCCGGCGCCATGTTGCCGATGGTCGCGCGGTCGGTGGTCGACAGCGAGCGGGTGCCTTCGCCGAAGAACTCGACGAACTTGCCCACGACCTTTTCACGGCGCAGCATTTCGGTGATGGTCAGCACCAGGTCGGTCGCGGTGCAGCCTTCGCGCAGCTTGCCCTTCAGGTTGACGCCGATCACGTCCGGGGTCAGGAAGTAGACCGGCTGGCCCAGCATGCCGGCTTCCGCCTCGATGCCGCCCACGCCCCAGCCCACCACGCCCACGCCGTTGATCATGGTGGTGTGCGAGTCGGTACCCACCAGGGTGTCCGGGTAGAACATGTTGCCTTGACGCATAACGCCGCGCGCCAGGTATTCCAGGTTAACCTGGTGCACGATGCCGAAGCCCGGCGGCACCACGCCGAAGGTGTCGAAGGCCTGCATGCCCCACTTCATGAACTGGTAGCGCTCGTTGTTGCGCTGGAATTCCAGTTTCATGTTCAGGTCGAGGGCTTTCGGCTCGCGGAAGTGGTCGATGGTGACCGAGTGGTCGACCACCAGGTCGACCGGCACCAGCGGCTCGATCTTCTTCGGATCGGTGCCCATCTTGGCGGCCACGTTGCGCATCGCGGCCAGGTCGGCCAGCAGCGGCACGCCGGTGAAGTCCTGCAGCACGACGCGGGCGACGACGAACGGGATCTCGTCGGTACGCTCGGCGGTCGCGCCCCAGTTGGCGAGCTGCTTGACGTGTTCTTCGGTGACCTTCTTGCCGTCGCAGTTACGCAGCACGGACTCGAGGACGATACGGATCGACACCGGCAGGCGCGACAGATTCACACCGAGGCTCTCGCCCAGGGCGGGCAGGGAGTAGAACTGACCGGTCTGGCCTGCGCCGACCGGGAATTCCTTCAGTGTGTTCAGAGTGTTGCGAGACATAATCTCTCCTTCAGTGGGGATTTTGTTATTTCAATAACAATAACATCAGGCGACGCGCGGCGAACCCCGCATCAGCTTTTCTTCTCCGCCGGGACGGCGGCTGCCATCTGTTCGGCGCTCTTGCATTCGTTGGCCAACTGGCGGTTCAGCTTGGAGTCCAGCAGGATGCCCTTGGCCGGGATGCCGATCCAGACCAGGCCGTAGTGCGGGTTCTCGAAGCGCAGCGCGCCGGTGGTGGTGCCGACCCGCGCCAGGCGGTGCAGGCGCTTCTTCCAGCGCAGGGCGATGTGGCTGTCGTCCTGCTGGTTGGTATAGATCGTGATCTTGTTGCCAAGTTCGCAAGCATATTCGGT of Massilia sp. KIM contains these proteins:
- a CDS encoding SDR family oxidoreductase, giving the protein MAALQNKVAFVTGGSRGIGAAIVRRLAADGAAVALTYQGSQGAAEALAQEIVAAGGKALALRSDAADPKSLTEAIDRAAEHFGKIDILVNNAGVFLPGSVEEFSLEDFDKTIAVNVRAVFVATKGVLRHMAEGGRIVNIGSINALRVPFAGAAVYGMSKSALSAFVKGAARDLGPRGITINNVLPGPVDTDMNPADGEFGTFLHSLMALPRHGKPAEIASLVAYLAGPESSFITGADLAADGGFGA
- a CDS encoding VOC family protein — its product is METQELFRGRLIDHIQLVVRDLDASRRFYTAVFEVLEVPLGGSGETYFWADELFISSPGSEAALGELTGRHHLAFQARDQAMVDAFYRAALAHGGRDNGAPGERAYHPGYYAAFVLDPDGNNIEAVFHGAAERSAPAVRISF
- a CDS encoding CYTH domain-containing protein, with amino-acid sequence MGVEIERKFLVVNEAWRSLGEPVLLRQGYLCADPLRTVRVRIEGDQGLLTIKSKNEGAARGEWEYPIPLLEAAELLDRLCERPLVEKYRRRIPYAGFVWEVDEFLGENAGLVVAEIELPAVDAEFALPDWIGREVTGDKRYYNSSLIRSPYSTWTHA
- a CDS encoding LysR family transcriptional regulator, yielding MLDSISHLVSFIYSAEEGGFSAAARRLGLSPAAVSKNVAALERQLGVRLFQRTTRQLHLTEQGEQFLREVAEPWRRIEGAVQAAREGAAEPAGTLKISMAPMVGRTYFVPMLEDFRTRYPGIVPDLYFENRQVDVIGEGFDVGIGGGIALSEGLVARELTRVHVVAVASPAYLARHGRPAHPGELQRHEGIARRSVQTGRRYAWSLRQEEEGEEVAVEFRTVAVADDPEAMAMAAVAGVGLTLLPMPHALPFLRSGELVHLLPGWYTLAKPLCIYYPSRRLLPAKTRVFVDFVVERFRETGLAEQFRAPG
- a CDS encoding catecholate siderophore receptor Fiu — its product is MNVIKSRKRPVSHHAMGTALAAVLLPLAAQADNVAPPPADAKPATTVEVKGQYENAFRAEHASSPKYTEKLLDTAQTVQVIKKELFEQQGALTLADALRNTPGVGAFFLGENGNTNTGDAIFMRGFDTSGSIFVDGVRDIGSISRDVFNLEQIDVLKGPAGTDTGRGAPTGSINLVTKKAQMANAASASLTGGSASQKRATADVNRVLSAERGIALRLNVMAQDSDNPGRDVVKNKRWAVAPSLGFGLNGATRVHLDYLHVDQDNIPDGGVSTVGLPGYTSPDRARPFIGEARPVDPKNFYGSKNDYDEIKADMATVRIEHEFSPTMRLQNVSRYGRTKQDYLLTAWLASAANLLTPVPTDPSTWTVARSTRTVKDQENKILTNQTVLTTDFTTGTLSHTLVTGLELANEKQITYGLTGLGTMPAANLYHPNPNDPVTGFAPRRTGAYNKGEIDTQALYLFDTIKLGQRWIFNAGVRAERYEGDYTVVALTNNVLVPTHFTVEDTLVNGKISALYKPTENSSVYAMVASSRQPPGASFTVSGNVNSAQNPIYEPQKTTTTEIGGKLDLLRQKLSLSAALFRTEVKNEVEQDPVDLQWYQTGEKRVQGIELGATGAIATNWLVSAGYLYQDTSVERGRAVTASGENSLTYTPKHTFTLWTSYDLPFGLKIGGGARYNDKLKRGTDGAIGTPAYTEDYWVFDAMAAYQVNPKFDLRLNVYNIGDKEYVANINKSGYRYTPGAPRSASLTANIRF
- a CDS encoding Fe2+-dependent dioxygenase, producing MLLHIPKVLTQEEVGIMRERLARSGWTDGRATVGAQGAQVKRNRQLPENAPEARELAAMVQAALARNPLFFAAALPVRSMPPLFNRYGVGEHYGDHVDGAVRVLPGGAGMLRTDVSSTLFLSSPEDYDGGELVVQDTYGEHEVKLDAGDLILYPSTSVHRVEPVTRGERICSFFWTQSMVRDDARRAMLFELDRTIESLRSRVGDCPETVALTAHYHNLLRQWAET
- a CDS encoding serine hydrolase; the encoded protein is MTQLSRRGLIAFGLALLLPAGGAFAADAAYFPPAGDWARKPPEQLGMDPAALAAAVRYAQSRETERARDFSDQEATFGTRLGSMPSRRAATNGLVIYKGYVVAEFGDTAFVDPTYSVAKSMLATVAGVALREGRIALDEPVGKRVTDGGYASGNNALVTWKQHLQQESEWEGSMWGKHSDFIGKQAFGAGERKPRTLQAPGSFYEYNDVRINRFALSLLQVFKQPVPDVFQEQVMDPIGASNSWKWVAYHNSYVELNGKQVASVSGGTRWGGGMWINSWDMARFGYLWLRGGAWNGRQILPPAYVKAALSPSAHGPDYGYLWWLNTKGKNLPGLPANAYAALGAGSNTILVSPDHDLVIVWRWHAGNAAEFATRVIAAIRK
- a CDS encoding GNAT family N-acetyltransferase: MIDLHIRPEQPGDVQAVSSLLRTAFAGHPHSDHTEHLIVERLRAHGRLALGLAALLPDGELVGYVAFSKVAVDGADLGWYGLGPLAVRPRTQRQGVGRALVEAGLACLRRRADARGCVVLGEPEYYRRFGFAADPALRFPGPPTDYFMALSFAGPAPTGSVAYDPAFTG